A genome region from Hevea brasiliensis isolate MT/VB/25A 57/8 chromosome 7, ASM3005281v1, whole genome shotgun sequence includes the following:
- the LOC110651928 gene encoding uncharacterized protein LOC110651928, with amino-acid sequence MSVFVRAKRVTDPLDDKAKARLVGAQLSYVSSGSEHSTDDSPCLSKLVHGFLEDDSDTQSLGYESDSDQDDSVADCTDFVEDIVGSATGSSTDSYKNMMLANVLKAMEMFSCLRNQKPVFRRKVMSFLRELGHNAGICKTKWNSSGGLTAGSYEFIDVVQSSSTWQNRYIIDLDFASQFEIARPTSQYLKPLQSLPRVFVGRNEELKIIIKAMCDAARRSLKSKNLSLPPWRKNRYMQNKWLGPYRRTTNPTPASSLTSVIHPVNGVTCRLVGFDDGVSGRLFVRTR; translated from the coding sequence ATGTCAGTTTTTGTGAGAGCCAAGCGAGTCACTGATCCTCTCGACGATAAGGCCAAAGCTCGACTCGTTGGCGCCCAACTCAGTTATGTCAGCAGCGGGAGTGAACATTCCACCGACGATTCCCCTTGCCTCTCTAAACTCGTTCACGGCTTTCTCGAGGATGATTCCGATACTCAATCCTTGGGGTACGAGTCTGATTCCGATCAAGATGACTCCGTCGCCGATTGTACTGACTTCGTTGAAGACATTGTCGGATCAGCTACTGGAAGCAGTACGGATTCGTATAAAAATATGATGTTAGCTAACGTTTTGAAAGCCATGGAAATGTTTTCGTGTTTGCGAAATCAAAAACCTGTTTTCAGGCGGAAAGTGATGTCATTTCTGAGAGAATTAGGACACAATGCAGGGATTTGCAAGACCAAGTGGAACTCCTCCGGGGGCTTAACGGCAGGGAGCTACGAGTTCATCGACGTGGTCCAGTCGTCCTCCACCTGGCAAAACCGGTACATCATCGATCTTGACTTCGCTTCACAATTCGAGATCGCGAGGCCTACGAGTCAATATTTGAAGCCCTTGCAGTCTCTGCCTAGGGTTTTTGTAGGAAGAAATGAGGAGCTGAAGATAATCATCAAAGCCATGTGTGACGCGGCGAGAAGATCATTGAAGAGCAAGAACCTCTCACTTCCTCCTTGGAGAAAAAATCGTTACATGCAAAACAAATGGCTGGGTCCCTACCGTCGGACGACCAATCCAACCCCGGCGAGCTCGTTAACTTCGGTTATCCACCCCGTTAATGGAGTGACATGTAGGCTTGTTGGGTTCGACGACGGCGTGAGTGGCCGTTTGTTTGTCCGAACGAGATGA